One window of Chamaesiphon minutus PCC 6605 genomic DNA carries:
- a CDS encoding GerMN domain-containing protein: MKITVNHKHAVKLSLLLTTVVALSLWAGNLVLSPDRQKPSTPVTTSSNTPTNPPPRSTTQLSQPQVYWLRTSRNKLTLVAKSLPSNTDNNSSSSSQQVLTTAMHKLLAAQPGEDLSSTIPKGTKLRSLKVRADGVHVDLSREFRSGGGSTSVIYRIAQVIYTATSLNPDGKVFVSIEGQPIDEKHPLGGEGLILHQPTTRAQFLTDFPLDSRQRSRPRRNPIYIAAADIFYHISIWG; the protein is encoded by the coding sequence ATGAAAATAACTGTGAATCACAAACATGCTGTCAAACTATCGCTATTGTTGACGACAGTAGTCGCATTGAGTCTCTGGGCGGGAAATCTGGTACTTTCTCCAGATCGTCAAAAACCATCAACTCCAGTTACTACCTCTTCTAACACGCCAACTAATCCACCGCCGAGATCGACCACTCAACTAAGTCAGCCTCAAGTTTATTGGTTGAGAACAAGTCGTAATAAACTCACTCTAGTTGCCAAGTCGCTACCATCGAATACCGATAATAATAGTTCGTCTTCGTCCCAGCAAGTCCTCACAACTGCCATGCACAAGCTACTAGCAGCCCAGCCTGGTGAAGATTTGAGCAGTACGATTCCTAAAGGTACCAAACTTCGCAGTTTGAAAGTTCGAGCGGATGGCGTGCATGTCGATTTATCGCGGGAATTTCGATCGGGTGGGGGGAGTACTTCGGTTATTTATCGAATCGCACAAGTAATTTATACAGCGACCAGTCTCAATCCCGATGGCAAAGTTTTTGTTTCTATCGAAGGACAACCGATCGATGAAAAACATCCATTAGGCGGTGAAGGATTGATTTTACATCAACCAACTACTCGCGCTCAGTTTCTGACTGACTTCCCTCTAGATTCCAGGCAGCGAAGCCGTCCTAGACGTAATCCTATTTACATCGCGGCGGCGGATATTTTTTACCATATTTCGATCTGGGGATAG
- a CDS encoding DUF6544 family protein — protein MTATTTITKTKEISIDELWESTAISERIFNPESIAHLPTAAQLYLNHAIVPGAKLASAVRLWMHGEIKLGQKWYHFTGEEVICWNRGMMWWATTWMQGLPIWGADSVVDGMSEVQRKMLGLFTVMEASGAGVTRSGKGRMQGESVWLPSVLCNPDLAWTEMDTEHVRANFTALGEQAELVLGVDRFGGLKRVKFLLWSNPEGREHQYVDFGGVVEANGTFGDYTIPTQLRLGWFFDSERFESEGEFFRCRIDNAIYR, from the coding sequence ATGACTGCAACTACAACTATCACCAAAACCAAAGAGATTTCGATCGACGAATTATGGGAATCGACTGCCATTAGCGAACGAATTTTTAATCCCGAATCGATCGCACATCTGCCCACAGCAGCGCAACTTTATCTCAACCACGCAATCGTTCCTGGTGCCAAACTCGCCTCCGCCGTCAGATTGTGGATGCACGGCGAAATCAAACTCGGTCAAAAATGGTATCACTTTACAGGTGAGGAAGTAATTTGCTGGAATCGGGGGATGATGTGGTGGGCGACAACTTGGATGCAAGGTTTACCGATTTGGGGAGCAGACAGTGTAGTAGATGGCATGAGTGAAGTCCAAAGAAAAATGCTGGGGCTATTTACCGTCATGGAAGCGTCTGGGGCTGGTGTTACTCGATCGGGTAAGGGACGAATGCAGGGCGAATCGGTATGGTTGCCCTCGGTGCTGTGTAATCCCGATCTTGCTTGGACGGAAATGGATACAGAGCATGTGCGGGCCAATTTTACCGCACTCGGCGAACAGGCAGAACTAGTCCTGGGAGTAGATCGATTTGGGGGATTAAAACGGGTGAAGTTTCTGCTGTGGAGCAATCCTGAAGGTCGCGAACACCAATATGTAGATTTTGGCGGTGTGGTAGAAGCAAATGGGACATTTGGCGATTACACGATTCCGACTCAGTTGCGATTGGGTTGGTTCTTCGATAGCGAACGCTTTGAATCTGAAGGTGAATTTTTCCGCTGTAGGATCGATAACGCTATTTATCGTTAG
- a CDS encoding Hsp20/alpha crystallin family protein: MAIIQWRPFRDITHWESLPTIDTLQAEMNRLFQQLSPSGNGDGELMAFIPSAELEDTPEAIHLKLEIPGLEAKDLDIQVTDRSVSISGERKSETKTEEKGAVRSEFRYGKFERIIPLPVQVKTDAAHAEYKNGILTLDLPKSAEDKKKVVKVEVK; this comes from the coding sequence ATGGCAATTATTCAATGGCGGCCTTTTCGCGACATTACTCACTGGGAATCTTTACCCACGATCGATACCCTCCAAGCAGAGATGAATCGCTTGTTCCAGCAACTATCGCCCAGCGGTAATGGGGATGGTGAGCTAATGGCATTTATACCTTCAGCAGAGCTGGAAGATACCCCAGAGGCAATCCATCTCAAACTCGAAATTCCTGGATTAGAAGCCAAAGACCTCGATATTCAAGTCACCGATCGATCCGTATCCATCAGCGGCGAACGCAAGTCCGAAACCAAAACTGAGGAAAAAGGTGCGGTTCGTTCTGAGTTTCGTTATGGCAAGTTTGAGCGCATCATTCCTTTACCCGTACAGGTCAAAACTGATGCGGCTCACGCTGAATATAAAAATGGAATTTTGACGCTCGATCTCCCCAAATCAGCGGAAGACAAGAAAAAAGTCGTCAAGGTCGAAGTTAAGTAG